The window CCAATCAAAAACGAAGGGAATAACGGTTTGAACAATGACCGTGCCACTATTGCAATGGCGCGCACCAATGCTCCTGATTCGGCAACACGTCAGTTCTTCGTAAACTTGGTCGACAATGACTTCTTAAACTTCGGTTCTCGCCCACCGGGTTATGCAGTATTTGGTGAAGTCACCGAAGGCTTCGATGTCATTCAAAAAATGGCGACTCAGCCAACCAAATCCATCGGTCGCATGCGCGATGTCCCAGAGACACAAATCGTCATCACCAAAGCAACACTACTCAAGTAGCCAAAATCATAAGCCCTTTGAATATTCGAAGGGCTTTCTCTTTTAGTGGCTCTATTTTAACGGATTGATTTATGTCTTCATTACCTTCCATCACTTGGTTGGAAACGGTAAAAAGTTACCTCGATAAACGCTTACTTTGGGTTTTCATGCTTGGCTGCTCAAGTGGCTTCCCCTGGGTGCTTATTGGTTCAAACATGTCAGGCTGGCTAAAAGATGCTGGTTTGACGTTATCGGCAATCGGCTATTTTGGTAGCGTATTTGCTGTTTATGCGATCAACTTTTTATGGGCGCCATTGGTCGATCGCGTCAAACTACCTGTGTTGCACCGCTTACTTGGACAACGTCGTAGCTGGATTTTCCTATGCCAGAGTATCGTGCTTGTTGCTACTCTGTTTATTGCCGGTGTGAACCCCGCTGAAAACCTGATTTTCACATCACTTCTCGCATTGTGTATTGCCACTGCCTCAGCGACACAGGATATTGCGATTGATGCGTTCCGTATTGATACCTTTCCTAAGACGGAAGAATCGAAACTTCCGCAAGCTTCTGCTATGGCGGTGATTGGTTGGTGGACGGGTTATTCACTACCAGGCTATTTAGCGTTCATTAATGCCGATGGCATAGGCTGGAATGGTGTCTATTACGGCATGGCTTTTATCGTTGTGCTCTTGATGATTTTCACTCTTTTAGTGGGTGAACCAAAAACACAACGTGAACAACTGCAGTTGGAAGCAGAACAACGTCACAAAGAAGTAGTGGGCTCCAAACTGGTGGCTTGGTTTACCGTTACCGTTGTGGAACCTTTCTTGGATTTCTTCAATCGTAATGGCGTTCGTGTTGCCGTCACGCTTTTGTTATTTGTTTTCCTATTCAAAATTGGTGAGGCGTTCTTGGGACGCATGTCGATTGCCTTCTATAAGGAGATAGGTTTTAGCAATGAACAAATTGGCTACTACTCGAAACTGATTGGCTGGGGCGCAACCATGCTGTTCACCTTTGTTGGCAGCATATTTAACGTTAAGTTTGGGATTGTACGTGGCTTGATGATTGGCGGTATCGCCATGGCGGCAAGTAACTTGATGTTTGCTTGGATTGCGAAAGTCGGCCCGAATGAGCATCTGTTCTTAGCGACGATCATTGTCGATAACTTCACAACCGCTTTCTCGACCGTCGCTTTTGTTTCGTTCTTGACTATCCTGACTGGACAAGCATTCTCTGCAACTCAGTACGCTTTGTTAGCCTCGCTGGGCAACTTTGGAAGGACTACCCTAGCTTCGTTCAGTGGCGAATTAGTTGATTATCTGAATGACTGGACGACTTTCTTTGTGATTACTGCGGTAATGGTCGTCCCGAGTTTGATCATGCTTTATTCATTGCGACATTACTTCACTGAGTTGCTAGAAAAAGCGAGACAGAGAAACTAAGAAGAGAAATGAAAAACAAAAACCACCGCGATGCGGTGGTTTTCTGTTTCTGATTCTGATTCTGATTCTGGATGCTCGTTAAGGATACATACCTTTGCCAAACATATTGAAGATTCTCGCCACACCTTGTGTGAAGATCATTGGCTCTGTCAATACAGTTAGGCATAAGCAATCTTCGCCAGGCTTGGTGAATGGGCTATGTTTTGCAGATGCATCTCGTACAAGTACATCTCCAACTTCGTAATGCCCGTCCTCATCACTGAAGCCACCTTGTAAAACTAGCGTTGATTCCTGACCTTTGTGCGTGTGCTGCGGAATTCTCACGTCTTCGCTTATATACATAAGGTTGACGCGCGCTTCTTCCCCTAGATCAATCTGTGCACTGTAGACTTTGCCCCCATAGCTCTTCCATTCGCCCACCAAGTCTGAGAAACGGCTCAGTGTTTTCGGTAGTTTGAAATCTTTGTCTGCGACCATAACTTTGGCGACATCTCTAACAATGATGCTGTCAGACGTTGGTTCTGAA is drawn from Vibrio campbellii CAIM 519 = NBRC 15631 = ATCC 25920 and contains these coding sequences:
- a CDS encoding ChrR family anti-sigma-E factor; the protein is MNKHPDKTLLEAYASGSIDAVSGLVVATHLETCPKCRSYVNQLEAAQASLVNDIPSIYDAEFDSMLNDIITSEPTSDSIIVRDVAKVMVADKDFKLPKTLSRFSDLVGEWKSYGGKVYSAQIDLGEEARVNLMYISEDVRIPQHTHKGQESTLVLQGGFSDEDGHYEVGDVLVRDASAKHSPFTKPGEDCLCLTVLTEPMIFTQGVARIFNMFGKGMYP
- a CDS encoding peptidylprolyl isomerase codes for the protein MLRKAILSLALLSCSVFAGPKVAFETTLGNFTVELNEEKAPVTVANFLKYVEDGSYEGTIFHRVIPGFMAQGGGFNQDMQMVKTYAPIKNEGNNGLNNDRATIAMARTNAPDSATRQFFVNLVDNDFLNFGSRPPGYAVFGEVTEGFDVIQKMATQPTKSIGRMRDVPETQIVITKATLLK
- a CDS encoding AmpG family muropeptide MFS transporter codes for the protein MSSLPSITWLETVKSYLDKRLLWVFMLGCSSGFPWVLIGSNMSGWLKDAGLTLSAIGYFGSVFAVYAINFLWAPLVDRVKLPVLHRLLGQRRSWIFLCQSIVLVATLFIAGVNPAENLIFTSLLALCIATASATQDIAIDAFRIDTFPKTEESKLPQASAMAVIGWWTGYSLPGYLAFINADGIGWNGVYYGMAFIVVLLMIFTLLVGEPKTQREQLQLEAEQRHKEVVGSKLVAWFTVTVVEPFLDFFNRNGVRVAVTLLLFVFLFKIGEAFLGRMSIAFYKEIGFSNEQIGYYSKLIGWGATMLFTFVGSIFNVKFGIVRGLMIGGIAMAASNLMFAWIAKVGPNEHLFLATIIVDNFTTAFSTVAFVSFLTILTGQAFSATQYALLASLGNFGRTTLASFSGELVDYLNDWTTFFVITAVMVVPSLIMLYSLRHYFTELLEKARQRN